ACCAGGCTCACGCAGACAAGATTCATGCAGACCAGACTCACTCAGACCAGACTCACGCAGAACAGACTCACGCAGAACAGACTCACATAGACCAGACTTACGCAGATCAGGCTCACGCAGACCAGACTCATACGGACCAGACTCACGCAGACCAGGCTCACGCACACCAGGCTTACATAGACCAGGCTCATGCAGAAAAGGCTCACGCAGAACAGACCTACACAGACCAGACTAATGCGGACCAGGCCCACATAGACCAGACTCACATAGACCAGGCATACATAGACCAGGCTCATGCAGATAAGACTCACATAGACCAGACTCACATAGGCCAGACTCACATAGACCAGACTCACATAGACCAGGCTCATGCAGATAAGACTCACATAGACCAGACTCACATAGACCAGACTCACGCAGACCAGGCTTATGCAGACCAGACTCACGCAGACAAGATTCATGCAGACCAGACTCACTCAGACCAGACTCACGCAGAACAGACTCACGCAGAACAGACTCACGCAGAACAGACTAATGTAGACCAGGCTTACGCAGATCAGGCTCACGCAGACCAGACTCATACGGACCAGA
This genomic interval from Astyanax mexicanus isolate ESR-SI-001 chromosome 1, AstMex3_surface, whole genome shotgun sequence contains the following:
- the LOC125781646 gene encoding histidine-rich protein PFHRP-III, yielding MQKRLKQARLTQTKLTQTRLTQIRLMQTRLTQKKAHPDQAYVDQSHVDQAHAKKAHADQTHVDQAHADQAHADKIHADQTHSDQTHAEQTHAEQTHIDQTYADQAHADQTHTDQTHADQAHAHQAYIDQAHAEKAHAEQTYTDQTNADQAHIDQTHIDQAYIDQAHADKTHIDQTHIGQTHIDQTHIDQAHADKTHIDQTHIDQTHADQAYADQTHADKIHADQTHSDQTHAEQTHAEQTHAEQTNVDQAYADQAHADQTHTDQTHTDQAHAEKAHADQNHTEQTHAEQSHRPDSCRPGSRKSGSRRPGSAPLISK